The segment ATCGCAAATTCGCGCCCCAGCAGGGTGGGCAGTTCGTCTGCAAGATAATCCCACATACGAAAGTGCGGGGCCCACGGCGTTTGGGTCGCATTTACGTAAAAACCCGCGCCTTTCCCCAGATCATAGGCGTCATCGTCGGCAACATCTTCGCCGCGCGGGCTGGTGTCGGGAAAGACAAGGGCGATGCCCTGCTCTGCGGCCCATCCCTGGGCACCGGCCTTGGTCATTGCGTTTTCGTGGGTGCAGGTCAGTCCCGACAAATACCACAGTACCGGAACGGGGCCTTGGCTAGCCTCTTCTGGCAGGAACAGGCCAAAGGTCATGTCGCCCGCAGTGGAGTCCGAGGCATGAGAGTAGACACCCTGCACGCCGCCATGGCAGCGATTTTCTGATACAATTTTCATGTCTGTCCTCTGATCATTTGTCAGTTTGGCTACCGCAGGGTGTTCTGTCCGACAACCCCCATCAGCCGCCGACCGCACCGCCAGTGACCCAGGCAATGACAGCCGAAACCGTGACGATGCTTAGCGCGGTGGACACCAGAATTGCCGCCGACACCCGCTGTGGGGCCACGCCATAGTGTTGGGCAAGGATGAACACGTTGCCCGCCACTGGCAACGCTGCGGCCGACACGACAACAACCGCCTGATACGGTGTGACCGGGAAGAAAAGGTATGCCCCGGCCGCAACGAACAATGGATGAAGGATGAGTTTGCAAAAGCTCAGCCAGCCCGCGATTTGGATCCGTTCGGCCGATTTGCTAGCCAGCGACGCGCCGATGGCGAACAATGCGCCGGGCGTGGCCGCATTCCCCAGCGTCGTCAGGAATTCGTTGACCGGGACCGGCACCGGCAGACCAGAGCCTGAAACGGCAAGGCCCAGAACGATGGACACGATCATCGGATTTTTGACCAGCCCAAGGCTCACGGTTCGCAACACCCCTGCCGACATTTTGCCGTCCTGCGACCCGGTCACCAGGATCACCAAAAGAGACGAAAATACGATCAGATCGATTGCCAGAATCAGGATGATCGGGCCAACGGCCTCTTGCCCCAGCAGCAGCGCCAGCATCGGCACGCCCAGAAACCCGGTGTTGCCGATGGCGGCACATTGCGCTTCGATCGCGGCGGTGCGCACGTCCAGTCCGCGCAGAAATGCCACAGCGGTCGCAACGCCATAAACAAACGCCGTTCCCCAGAGATAGGCCGCTGCCAATCGCGCATCAAAAATCTCGCCAAAGCTCAGGTTCGCTGAAAACCGGAACAGCATCGCGGAGAGGGCGAAATAAAACACGAACTTGGTCAGGCTGGCCGTCGCCGCTTCGGTAAAAAAGCGTGTGCGCCCGGCCATGTAACCCAGCCCTATCAGGGCGAAAAATGGCAGCGTCTTGAGGAAGATATCCAGCATGACCGCTTTGGTAGCAGCCTCAGCGCAATCGTCAATCTATTGACGCCGTTTGGTATTGACAGGGCCAGTCATTCGCCGTCGGATCAGCGGCCTTCAGTCAGGCAACTCATCGGATGGAATCATTGGAAAGAATGAGCCCTGCGACCACAGGCCAAACCAGCGCGCGCCCGCAACCTCGTGATGCGCACACAGATCTGCCAGCCGGTAAAAGCTTTTGCGGTCGATAAGCGCCTCAAGGTTGCTACGGACGAGGATATAGGGCGACGGTTCGGACGTTTCAGGGTCGCGATCAACACGGATCGAGTGATCGGGGCCTGCGACGGCCACATCGCCGACATGGGTGTGGAACGTCAGCTTCTGTTCTTTGCCTTTGCCCTCGGCCTCAAAATCGACCGCAACAAACGGGGCGTCATCGACGGTGATCCCCACCTTTTCCACCGGCGTAACCAGGAAATAGCTGTCGCCCTCGCGTTTCAGGATGGACGAGAACAGCCGCACCAGCGCAGGCCGCCCGATAGGCGTGCCCAGATAAAACCAGGTCCCGTCGCGGGCGATACGCATGTCCAGATCGCCGCAGAACGGCGGGTTCCACAAATGGACCGGCGGCAGGCCACGACCTTTTGTGGCGCGAACTGAGGCAGCGATCCCTTCCGCCGACGGGGTTACAACATTTTGTGTGCTCATTGCTTTTGCCATTTCCTCGCTGCGCGATACACTCATAACAGAGTTTAGCGTTCAAGGGAGCAATGTCATGGCCGAAGCCGACGATCTGGTCGCCGAAATCGAGGCGCTGGAAGGGAAATTGGCTGAGGCCAAGCAAGCGATCACCAAACGGTTCATCGGACAGGAGCGGGTCGTTGACCTGACGCTGTCGGCGTTGCTGTGTGGCGGCCATGCGATTCTGATCGGCCTGCCCGGACTGGGCAAGACCCGGCTGGTCGAAACGCTGAGCACGGTGATGGGGCTGGATGGCAAGCGGGTGCAGTTCACACCCGACCTGATGCCGGCCGACATTCTGGGGTCCGAAGTGCTGGAAACCGGCAGCGACGGCAGCCGTGCGTTCAAATTCATCCCCGGCCCAATCTTTTGCCAACTTCTGATGGCGGACGAGATCAACCGCGCCTCGCCCCGCACCCAGTCGGCACTGTTGCAGGCGATGCAGGAGAAGGTTGTCACGGTGGCGGGCCAGAACCGTCCGCTCGATGCGCCGTTCCATGTGCTGGCGACGCAGAACCCGATTGAGCAGGAAGGTACCTATCCCCTGCCCGAGGCCCAGCTTGACCGTTTCCTTGTTCAGATCGACGTGGCCTATCCGGATCGCAAGACTGAGCGCGACATCCTGCTGGCCACAACCGGCACCGAAGAGGCGCAGGCGCATCAGGTGTTCGATGGTGCCACTCTGGTCGCGGCGCAGCGACTGCTGCGGCGGATGCCGGTGGGCGATGCTGTGGTTGAGATGATCCTGGATCTGGTGCGTGCCTTTCGGCCTGACGATCCGTCGGCGGGGGAACGGGTCCGCGACACCGTGGCATGGGGCCCCGGCCCACGTGCGGCGCAGGCGCTGATGATGACGGTTCGCGCCCGCGCGCTGTTGCAGGGTCGGCTCGCCCCGTCGCCAGAGGATGTGCTGAACATGGCACGCCCGGTGCTGACGCACCGCATGGCGCTGACCTTTTCCGCCCGCGCGCGGGGTGAGGATCTGGGCGCGCTGATCGACATGGTGGCGGACGGCATGATGCGCCAAGAGGCGGCTGCGTGAAACCAGCCCTCGCCCTGCGGCAACGCGCACAGGAAGAGGCGAGCCGCCTTCCGGCGCTGCTGGCGCGCGCCGAGCATCTGGCGGGCACGGTCATGTTTGGCGATCATGGGCGGCGGCGCTCAGGGATGGGGGATGATTTCTGGCAATACCGCCCGCTGCAAACCGGCGATTCTCTGCGTAGTATCGACTGGCGTCGTTCAGCGCGCAGCGATGGGCAGTTTGTGCGCGAACGCGAATGGCAAATCGCCCAGAGTGTGATCGCCTGGCTCGATCAGGGGGCGTCGATGCGCTTTACCTCGGCCAAAGACCTTCCGACCAAGGGTGAGCGCGCCCGCCTGCTGATGCTGGCCACCACGATCCTGCTGATTCGGGGCGGCGAACGTGTGGGCCTGACCGGCTGGTCGCTGCCCCCCCGACGTGGCGAGCAGCAGATCCTGAGATTGGCCGAGGCGTTTAGTACCGACGACGACGCCGATTACAGCGAACCTGAGGCGCGGGGGATGCTGCCCCATGCCCGCGCGATCTTTGTCTCGGATTTCCTCGGTGATCTGGAACCGGTCGAGGCCGCGCTGACCAAGGCTGCGGATCGCGGGGTGCGGGGCGCGCTTCTACAGGTGCTCGACCCCGCCGAAGAGGCGTTTCCGTTCGAGGGGCGCACAATCTTTGAAAGCGTCGGCAAATCGCTGGCGCATGAGACGCTCAAGGCTGGGGATCTGCGCGCACGGTATCTGGAACGGCTCGCCGCCCGCAAGGCGCGGCTGGAACAACTCTGCCGCCTGACCGGCTGGCAATACGAGTGCCACCACACCAATACTTCAGCGCAATCGGCCCTGCTGTGGGTCTATCGCGCCATGGACGGAGGCCACGGATGACCCTGTTTGGCGCACTAGGCTTTGTGACCCCCTGGCTTTTGCTGGGGTTACTGGCGCTGCCGGTGCTGTGGCTGATCCTGCGCGCGGTGCCACCTGCGCCGATCCGGCGGCTGTTTCCCGGCGTGGTGCTGTTGCTCGGCCTCAAGGACGAAGAGCAGGTCAGCGACCGCACACCCTG is part of the Puniceibacterium sp. IMCC21224 genome and harbors:
- a CDS encoding AEC family transporter, which gives rise to MLDIFLKTLPFFALIGLGYMAGRTRFFTEAATASLTKFVFYFALSAMLFRFSANLSFGEIFDARLAAAYLWGTAFVYGVATAVAFLRGLDVRTAAIEAQCAAIGNTGFLGVPMLALLLGQEAVGPIILILAIDLIVFSSLLVILVTGSQDGKMSAGVLRTVSLGLVKNPMIVSIVLGLAVSGSGLPVPVPVNEFLTTLGNAATPGALFAIGASLASKSAERIQIAGWLSFCKLILHPLFVAAGAYLFFPVTPYQAVVVVSAAALPVAGNVFILAQHYGVAPQRVSAAILVSTALSIVTVSAVIAWVTGGAVGG
- a CDS encoding DUF1285 domain-containing protein, whose product is MSTQNVVTPSAEGIAASVRATKGRGLPPVHLWNPPFCGDLDMRIARDGTWFYLGTPIGRPALVRLFSSILKREGDSYFLVTPVEKVGITVDDAPFVAVDFEAEGKGKEQKLTFHTHVGDVAVAGPDHSIRVDRDPETSEPSPYILVRSNLEALIDRKSFYRLADLCAHHEVAGARWFGLWSQGSFFPMIPSDELPD
- a CDS encoding MoxR family ATPase, with translation MAEADDLVAEIEALEGKLAEAKQAITKRFIGQERVVDLTLSALLCGGHAILIGLPGLGKTRLVETLSTVMGLDGKRVQFTPDLMPADILGSEVLETGSDGSRAFKFIPGPIFCQLLMADEINRASPRTQSALLQAMQEKVVTVAGQNRPLDAPFHVLATQNPIEQEGTYPLPEAQLDRFLVQIDVAYPDRKTERDILLATTGTEEAQAHQVFDGATLVAAQRLLRRMPVGDAVVEMILDLVRAFRPDDPSAGERVRDTVAWGPGPRAAQALMMTVRARALLQGRLAPSPEDVLNMARPVLTHRMALTFSARARGEDLGALIDMVADGMMRQEAAA
- a CDS encoding DUF58 domain-containing protein; amino-acid sequence: MKPALALRQRAQEEASRLPALLARAEHLAGTVMFGDHGRRRSGMGDDFWQYRPLQTGDSLRSIDWRRSARSDGQFVREREWQIAQSVIAWLDQGASMRFTSAKDLPTKGERARLLMLATTILLIRGGERVGLTGWSLPPRRGEQQILRLAEAFSTDDDADYSEPEARGMLPHARAIFVSDFLGDLEPVEAALTKAADRGVRGALLQVLDPAEEAFPFEGRTIFESVGKSLAHETLKAGDLRARYLERLAARKARLEQLCRLTGWQYECHHTNTSAQSALLWVYRAMDGGHG